The following coding sequences lie in one Rutidosis leptorrhynchoides isolate AG116_Rl617_1_P2 chromosome 4, CSIRO_AGI_Rlap_v1, whole genome shotgun sequence genomic window:
- the LOC139843518 gene encoding protein CLMP1-like, giving the protein MGKSGGRKKKGGSGVVNQSQTQSQNQNPSQTENHVSGVNTKPLSSMSNGGVELDATVFLKRANELKEEGNKRFQARDFVGALEQYENALKLTPKTHPDRAVYHSNRAACLMQMKPIDYKMVISECSMALQVQPRYVRALLRRARAFEAVGKYEMAMLDVQTLLGSDPNHRDALEIARRLRAPIIGARHDAQQDLHSRPSPAALGASAIRGAPIGGLGPCLPARPVPKKTAPSGSVSVANNKVDKVYPVPPVETDQEVKTTQMPKLVLKPSGGSNKSSASNDKDKRNEKTVSVKQPASEVVIQWRSLKLVYDHDIRLAQMPVNCSFTVLREIVSKRFPSSKSVLIKYKDDDGDLVTITCTSELRLAESIADSLVLSDKEPEIEKFDLFGMLKLHVVEVSPEQEPELLEEVEEVVEEKPVEIEPIEIDNSGTHVENEQNLEKVADVAGKPAASEDPELKEVEMDDWLFEFAQLFRTHVGIDPDAHIDLHELGMEMCSEALEETVTSEEAQILFDKAASKFQEVAALAFFNWGNVHMCAARKRIPIDDSGDQEIVATRLQAAYDWVKEKYSLAREKYDEALLIKPDFYEGLLALGQQQFEMAKLYWSFVVAKKDDLSKWDPTETLKLFDSAEEKMKSATEMWEKLEEQRAKEAKDPKDISKKEDLLKKKSKINEVSGDEAAEQAAVMRSQIHLFWGNMLFERSQVECKLGLNGWNKNLDTAVERFKLAGASEDDIATVLKNHCSNVDAAAAEGEGKTVKDSRLDVINKDDNGEQA; this is encoded by the coding sequence ATGGGGAAATCTGGTGGTAGGAAGAAGAAGGGTGGTAGTGGTGTTGTTAACCAAAGTCAAACTCAAAGTCAAAATCAAAACCCTAGTCAAACTGAGAATCATGTGTCTGGTGTTAACACGAAACCGTTATCATCGATGTCAAATGGTGGTGTTGAATTGGATGCAACAGTTTTCTTGAAAAGAGCTAATGAGCTTAAAGAAGAAGGGAATAAAAGGTTTCAAGCTAGGGACTTTGTTGGTGCACTTGAACAATACGAAAATGCTCTAAAATTAACCCCGAAAACCCACCCGGATCGAGCTGTGTACCATAGTAATCGGGCTGCTTGTTTGATGCAAATGAAGCCCATTGATTACAAAATGGTGATATCTGAGTGCTCTATGGCGCTTCAGGTTCAACCAAGGTATGTTCGAGCCTTACTTCGTAGGGCTCGAGCTTTTGAGGCGGTTGGGAAATATGAAATGGCTATGTTGGATGTGCAAACACTTTTAGGGTCTGACCCGAACCATCGAGACGCTTTGGAGATTGCTAGGAGGTTGCGGGCCCCGATTATCGGTGCTCGTCACGATGCGCAACAAGATCTCCATAGCCGCCCCTCACCTGCAGCTCTAGGTGCTTCTGCTATCCGTGGGGCCCCTATTGGTGGGCTTGGACCTTGTTTGCCTGCCCGACCCGTTCCAAAGAAGACTGCACCATCTGGGTCAGTTAGCGTTGCCAATAATAAGGTAGATAAGGTCTATCCAGTCCCACCTGTTGAAACAGATCAAGAAGTTAAAACTACCCAAATGccaaaacttgttttgaaaccATCTGGTGGTTCGAATAAATCTAGTGCTAGTAACGATAAGGATAAGCGGAATGAAAAGACGGTTTCTGTAAAACAGCCTGCTTCAGAGGTTGTGATTCAGTGGCGATCGTTGAAACTTGTGTACGATCACGACATACGGCTTGCACAAATGCCAGTCAACTGCAGCTTTACGGTTTTGAGAGAAATTGTAAGCAAACGATTTCCGTCTTCTAAGTCTGTATTGATAAAATACAAAGACGATGATGGGGATCTAGTGACTATAACGTGTACCAGTGAACTCCGATTGGCCGAGTCCATTGCAGACAGTTTGGTTCTTTCCGATAAAGAACCCGAGATTGAAAAATTCGACTTATTCGGTATGCTGAAATTGCATGTTGTTGAAGTTAGTCCCGAGCAAGAACCGGAATTGTTAGAGGAAGTTGAGGAGGTAGTAGAAGAGAAGCCTGTTGAGATCGAGCCGATTGAAATAGACAATAGTGGGACCCATGTCGAGAATGAACAGAATTTAGAAAAAGTAGCTGACGTGGCAGGAAAGCCTGCAGCTTCTGAAGATCCCGAGTTGAAAGAAGTTGAAATGGACGATTGGTTGTTTGAATTTGCGCAACTGTTTCGTACCCATGTCGGGATTGATCCTGATGCCCATATTGACCTACACGAGCTTGGTATGGAAATGTGTTCCGAAGCGCTTGAAGAAACTGTTACGAGTGAAGAAGCTCAAATTTTGTTTGATAAAGCTGCTTCGAAGTTTCAAGAAGTGGCTGCATTGGCTTTTTTTAATTGGGGAAATGTTCATATGTGTGCGGCAAGAAAACGGATCCCGATAGACGATTCCGGCGATCAAGAAATAGTAGCGACCCGACTTCAAGCAGCGTATGATTGGGTGAAAGAGAAGTATTCATTAGCAAGAGAGAAATATGATGAAGCATTGTTAATAAAACCGGATTTTTACGAAGGGTTATTGGCGTTAGGCCAACAACAGTTTGAAATGGCGAAACTTTATTGGTCTTTTGTGGTTGCCAAGAAAGATGATTTGTCAAAGTGGGACCCAACTGAAACGCTTAAGCTTTTCGACAGTGCTGAGGAGAAGATGAAATCAGCAACCGAAATGTGGGAAAAACTCGAGGAACAACGAGCTAAAGAGGCTAAAGATCCTAAAGATATTAGCAAGAAAGAAGATTTATTAAAGAAAaaatcaaagattaatgaagtttcGGGTGATGAGGCTGCAGAACAAGCGGCTGTAATGAGATCTCAAATACATTTGTTTTGGGGTAATATGCTTTTCGAAAGGTCTCAAGTTGAGTGTAAATTGGGTTTAAACGGTTGGAATAAAAACTTGGACACAGCGGTCGAAAGGTTTAAACTTGCAGGTGCATCGGAGGATGATATAGCAACGGTTCTCAAGAACCATTGTTCTAATGTGGATGCTGCTGCTGCAGAAGGTGAGGGCAAAACGGTAAAAGATTCAAGATTAGATGTTATAAATAAAGATGATAATGGCGAACAAGCTTGA